In Microbacterium galbinum, a single window of DNA contains:
- a CDS encoding organic hydroperoxide resistance protein, with product MEALYTAEALATGAGRNGHVATDDRRVEFDLAIPKAMGGSGDGANPEQLFAAGYAACFHSALQSVARAQKVQIEDSSVGARVHIGSNGQGGFGLAVELEVVIPTLPHEQAQALADAAHQVCPYSNATRGNIDVTITVSDD from the coding sequence ATGGAAGCTCTGTACACCGCCGAAGCACTCGCCACCGGCGCCGGCCGCAACGGACACGTCGCCACCGACGACCGTCGCGTCGAGTTCGATCTCGCCATTCCGAAGGCGATGGGCGGCAGCGGCGACGGGGCGAACCCCGAGCAGTTGTTCGCCGCCGGCTACGCGGCCTGCTTCCACTCCGCGCTGCAGTCCGTCGCCCGGGCGCAGAAAGTCCAGATCGAGGACTCCTCGGTCGGCGCGCGCGTGCACATCGGTTCGAACGGCCAGGGCGGCTTCGGCCTCGCCGTCGAACTCGAGGTCGTGATCCCCACGCTCCCCCACGAGCAGGCGCAGGCCCTCGCGGATGCCGCGCACCAGGTGTGCCCGTATTCGAATGCGACCCGCGGCAACATCGACGTCACGATCACCGTCTCCGACGACTGA
- a CDS encoding zinc-binding dehydrogenase — protein sequence MHALIHHTFGEAEDVLALEERPVPQPGPGQVRLRVALSPIHNHDLWTVRGTYGFKPELPAASGTEALGVVDALGDGVEHLVVGQRVATGGTFGAWAEYIVANAAGLIPVPDGLSDESAAQLVSMPFSTISLLQFLDVNEGDWIVQNAANGAVGRMLAQLGAARGVNVLGLVRRSAGVDELRAQGIENVIATDQTDWREQAAALTGGAAIVAGVDSVGGSSAGDVLSLIGEGGTLVAFGAMNSPVMEIASSDVIFKQATVKGFWGSKVIQTMDASTRGALFTELIQRVTDGTLTLPVAGTFDAADIADAVRLSKTPGRVGKVLLRF from the coding sequence ATGCACGCACTCATCCACCACACCTTCGGAGAAGCCGAAGACGTCCTCGCCCTCGAGGAGCGACCCGTTCCCCAGCCGGGGCCCGGCCAGGTCCGTCTGCGCGTCGCCCTCTCCCCCATCCACAACCATGATCTGTGGACGGTGCGCGGCACCTACGGGTTCAAGCCCGAGCTGCCCGCCGCCTCCGGCACCGAGGCGCTCGGCGTCGTCGATGCCCTCGGCGACGGCGTCGAGCATCTCGTCGTCGGCCAGCGTGTCGCGACGGGTGGCACCTTCGGTGCCTGGGCCGAGTACATCGTCGCGAACGCCGCAGGGCTCATCCCCGTGCCCGACGGCCTCTCCGATGAGAGCGCCGCGCAGCTGGTCTCGATGCCCTTCAGCACGATCAGCCTGCTGCAGTTCCTCGATGTGAACGAGGGCGACTGGATCGTCCAGAACGCGGCGAACGGCGCCGTCGGGCGAATGCTCGCCCAGCTCGGCGCCGCACGCGGCGTGAACGTGCTCGGCCTCGTGCGGCGCTCGGCCGGCGTCGACGAGCTGCGCGCGCAGGGCATCGAGAACGTCATCGCGACCGACCAGACGGATTGGCGCGAGCAGGCCGCCGCGCTGACCGGCGGTGCCGCGATCGTCGCCGGGGTCGACTCGGTCGGCGGATCGTCGGCGGGCGACGTGCTGTCGCTGATCGGCGAGGGCGGCACGCTCGTGGCCTTCGGCGCGATGAACTCCCCCGTCATGGAGATCGCCTCGTCCGATGTGATCTTCAAGCAGGCGACGGTGAAGGGCTTCTGGGGCAGCAAGGTCATCCAGACGATGGATGCGTCCACCCGCGGAGCACTGTTCACCGAGCTGATCCAGCGCGTCACCGACGGCACGCTCACCCTCCCGGTCGCCGGCACCTTCGACGCCGCCGACATCGCGGATGCCGTGCGCCTGAGCAAGACCCCCGGTCGTGTCGGCAAGGTGCTGCTGCGCTTCTGA
- a CDS encoding RidA family protein: MDISLIRPAGLVVSPAFSHVAVVPPGATTIHVGGQNGVDESGKIVSDDAAEQSIRAVENAAIALAAVEATLDDVISWTVLIHQDADLRAAYGAVASRLARDGEPPLVTAAIVSALGVPGALIEISAVAAVVRA, translated from the coding sequence ATGGACATCTCACTGATCAGACCGGCAGGGCTCGTCGTGAGTCCCGCGTTCAGCCACGTCGCCGTCGTCCCGCCGGGAGCGACGACGATCCACGTCGGCGGCCAGAACGGCGTCGACGAGTCCGGGAAGATCGTCTCCGACGACGCCGCAGAGCAGTCGATCCGCGCGGTCGAGAATGCGGCGATCGCTCTTGCGGCGGTCGAGGCGACGCTCGACGACGTGATCAGCTGGACGGTGCTGATCCATCAGGATGCGGATCTTCGCGCCGCCTACGGCGCGGTAGCCTCACGGCTCGCGCGAGACGGCGAGCCTCCGCTGGTGACCGCCGCGATCGTCTCCGCGCTCGGCGTTCCCGGCGCGCTGATCGAGATCAGCGCCGTCGCCGCCGTCGTGCGCGCCTGA
- a CDS encoding DUF1304 domain-containing protein, producing MLIAGLVLAAAAAAFHVFIFALESLKWTEPETRKIFGVASEADAVTMKQLAFNQGFYNLFLALTTLFGIGFTMFGFATIGLTLVFAGTGMMLAAALVLVLADRTKARAAAMQGTLPLLAVVVTAIGASLV from the coding sequence ATGCTCATCGCCGGACTCGTCCTCGCCGCGGCTGCTGCCGCGTTCCACGTCTTCATCTTCGCGCTCGAGTCGCTGAAGTGGACCGAGCCCGAGACCCGCAAGATCTTCGGCGTCGCCAGCGAGGCGGATGCCGTCACGATGAAGCAGCTCGCCTTCAACCAGGGCTTCTACAATCTGTTCCTGGCGCTCACGACCCTCTTCGGCATCGGGTTCACGATGTTCGGGTTCGCCACGATCGGGCTGACCCTGGTCTTCGCCGGCACCGGGATGATGCTGGCCGCCGCTCTCGTGCTCGTGCTCGCGGACCGGACGAAGGCGCGTGCTGCGGCGATGCAGGGCACCCTGCCGCTCCTCGCGGTCGTCGTCACCGCGATCGGTGCATCGCTCGTCTGA
- a CDS encoding CPBP family intramembrane glutamic endopeptidase → MRSDVRTRGIVPAVLVCAAAPAFFVAEIAWLGWVLLAIGIGVSWAIERGRVTASAPSLTRDLSLIALGLLVVSVIPLAAELDNLAMLRFTLALGGAVALPYLVSRFVYRDRAISFPWRAHRRWGRLQWGWLVAVLVLGWLILPFYFITSGVYANWPVVDTPDLIARLFVGVGAVGIWDELFFICTVFALLRRHFPDAVANVLQSIVFVSFLWELGYREWGPLLTIPFALLQGFIFLRTHSLAYVVTVHLLFDAVVFAVLVHAHNPGLLPIFLV, encoded by the coding sequence GTGCGGAGCGACGTGCGCACCCGGGGCATCGTCCCGGCGGTGCTCGTCTGCGCCGCTGCGCCCGCGTTCTTCGTGGCGGAGATCGCCTGGCTCGGATGGGTGCTGCTGGCGATCGGGATCGGCGTCTCCTGGGCGATCGAACGCGGACGGGTCACGGCATCCGCCCCCTCGCTCACGCGCGACCTCTCGCTCATCGCCCTCGGCCTGCTCGTCGTGAGTGTGATCCCGCTGGCCGCCGAACTCGACAACCTCGCGATGCTGCGCTTCACCCTCGCGCTCGGCGGCGCGGTCGCTCTGCCCTATCTCGTGTCGCGCTTCGTCTATCGCGACCGGGCGATCTCTTTCCCGTGGCGGGCGCACCGCCGGTGGGGCCGGTTGCAGTGGGGCTGGCTCGTCGCCGTCCTCGTGCTCGGCTGGCTGATCCTGCCGTTCTACTTCATCACGAGCGGCGTCTACGCCAACTGGCCCGTCGTCGACACCCCCGATCTGATCGCGCGCCTCTTCGTCGGTGTCGGCGCGGTCGGCATCTGGGACGAGCTGTTCTTCATCTGCACCGTGTTCGCCCTGCTGCGCCGGCACTTCCCGGACGCGGTGGCGAACGTGCTGCAGTCGATCGTTTTCGTCTCGTTCCTCTGGGAACTCGGCTACCGGGAGTGGGGCCCTCTCCTGACGATCCCGTTCGCACTGCTGCAGGGGTTCATCTTCTTGCGCACCCATTCGCTCGCCTACGTGGTCACGGTGCACCTGCTGTTCGACGCCGTCGTCTTCGCCGTCCTGGTGCACGCGCACAATCCCGGACTGCTGCCGATCTTCCTCGTCTGA
- the trmB gene encoding tRNA (guanosine(46)-N7)-methyltransferase TrmB: MPEPRTFRDEPVSFVRRSGRMSEAQDRAFTDLAPHYLLDVPRAVAWTSVHPEARLDVAAEYGRDAALIVEIGSGQGHAIVAAAASRPDDDFLAVEVFRAGLARTMLDADREGAKNLRVIEANAPEVLSSYLPEAAAAETWIFFPDPWHKKKHTKRRLVRPGFADNAARALVDGGLLRLATDWEDYALQMREVLDAEPLFERAFEGEWADRFDGRVMTAFERKGIAKGRDIRDLVYRRRPRP; the protein is encoded by the coding sequence ATGCCCGAACCCCGAACCTTCCGTGACGAGCCGGTGTCCTTCGTGCGCCGGAGCGGGCGGATGTCCGAGGCGCAGGACCGCGCCTTCACCGACCTCGCCCCGCACTACCTGCTCGACGTGCCGCGGGCCGTCGCGTGGACCTCGGTGCACCCGGAGGCCCGCCTCGACGTGGCCGCCGAATACGGTCGCGACGCCGCGCTGATCGTCGAGATCGGCTCGGGGCAGGGGCACGCGATCGTCGCCGCTGCGGCGTCGCGGCCCGATGACGACTTCCTCGCCGTCGAGGTGTTCCGCGCGGGACTCGCCCGCACCATGCTCGATGCCGACCGGGAGGGCGCGAAGAACCTGCGGGTCATCGAGGCGAACGCGCCCGAGGTGCTCTCGTCGTACCTGCCGGAGGCCGCCGCCGCGGAGACCTGGATCTTCTTCCCCGATCCGTGGCACAAGAAGAAGCACACGAAGCGTCGCCTCGTGCGTCCGGGATTCGCCGACAACGCGGCCAGGGCGCTCGTCGACGGCGGCCTGCTCCGTCTCGCGACGGACTGGGAGGACTACGCGCTGCAGATGCGCGAGGTGCTGGATGCCGAGCCGCTCTTCGAGCGCGCCTTCGAGGGGGAGTGGGCCGACCGCTTCGACGGACGCGTCATGACGGCCTTCGAGCGCAAGGGCATCGCGAAGGGGCGCGATATCCGCGACCTCGTCTACCGACGTCGCCCGCGCCCGTGA
- a CDS encoding DUF3097 domain-containing protein, translating into MDDRYGADVLASGWRERGAKQVPTVPAELDLVVEVADDGYCGAVTRVQGGNVELEDWKGRKRLFPLGGGFLIEGRPVRLAPPVPKTQAPQRTASGSFAVGDQRARIALPSRILVEGKHDAELVEKVWGADLRVEGVVVEYLQGVDLLDELLADEPPSAKRRYGVLVDHLVPGSKESRIADAVARGPHGRHVRIVGHPFVDVWQCVTPRALGITRWPEIPRGTDWKTGICRAFGWPHETQADTARAWQHILSKVHSYRELEPALLGRVEELIDFVTEPAS; encoded by the coding sequence ATGGACGACAGGTACGGAGCGGATGTGCTCGCATCGGGTTGGCGCGAGCGCGGCGCGAAGCAGGTGCCGACGGTCCCCGCCGAGCTCGATCTCGTCGTCGAGGTCGCCGACGACGGGTACTGCGGAGCGGTCACCCGCGTGCAGGGCGGAAACGTCGAACTCGAGGACTGGAAGGGCCGCAAGCGTCTGTTCCCGCTCGGCGGCGGCTTCCTCATCGAGGGCAGGCCTGTGCGGCTGGCACCCCCGGTGCCGAAGACGCAGGCACCGCAGCGCACGGCATCCGGATCCTTCGCCGTCGGAGACCAGCGCGCGCGCATCGCGTTGCCGAGCCGCATCCTCGTCGAGGGCAAGCACGACGCGGAGCTCGTCGAGAAGGTGTGGGGTGCCGATCTCCGCGTCGAGGGCGTCGTGGTCGAGTACCTGCAGGGCGTGGACCTCCTCGACGAGTTGCTCGCCGACGAGCCTCCGTCCGCGAAGCGGCGTTACGGCGTGCTCGTCGATCACCTCGTGCCGGGCTCGAAGGAGTCGAGGATCGCGGATGCCGTCGCCCGGGGGCCGCACGGGCGCCACGTGCGCATCGTCGGGCATCCGTTCGTCGACGTGTGGCAGTGCGTCACCCCGCGGGCACTCGGTATCACGCGCTGGCCCGAGATCCCGCGGGGCACGGATTGGAAGACCGGGATCTGCCGCGCCTTCGGATGGCCGCACGAGACCCAGGCCGACACCGCGCGTGCGTGGCAGCACATCCTGAGCAAGGTGCACAGCTACCGGGAACTCGAGCCGGCGCTGCTCGGCCGGGTGGAAGAACTCATCGACTTCGTGACGGAACCCGCGAGCTGA
- a CDS encoding TPM domain-containing protein, with the protein MKTRWLALSAVVVAVAAGLVTSGAASATDPLTLDSGYVTDAAGVLSTSEKDAVETRLQELTENSSADLFVVFVDEFTSPSDRVEWADTTATRSNLGPDQYLLAIATDQRSYYISAAEGGPLSNSRLDDIEQEIQPLLAQDDWDGAILLAADEIQGDGGAGALQAFLVVAGLIALALVAWLVIALVRRSRRAAAIRKRGAMPEHPDPADPFSTLTDEQVQTQAGSALVQADDAITSSREELGFAIAQFGESATAEFTTAVDQAKAKLSEAFDLKQKLDDEIEDTVHEQRAWNIRIIRIADEIDDLLDANTEAFDSLRKLEQNAPQELERVRRERAALAPVLGGAAPALATLSATYAAEALSTVADNPAQAQERVGLADHAIEAAGQAIAAGRTGEAAFAIRTAEQSVAQATQLVQAITALGSDLAAVETQAQALVAELQADVAAAQQLPDTGGALSAAASTTLQYLQAAQADLSGTARNPQRAFDALSAANAQIDAAIAQGREALERTRRAEQMLEQTLTQAGSEIRTAREFIETRRGTVGSTARTRLSQADASLTQAVALRTTSPDAALTEATRALDLARQAISSASADVSAYDSRGYDGWGSGPFGNSGGSGSSGGSGLGGDILGGIIGGLLAGGGGGSRSSSRSSGWRSSGGGGFRSSGFGGGRSSGGRSGRSGGGRF; encoded by the coding sequence ATGAAGACACGGTGGCTGGCGCTGAGCGCCGTGGTCGTCGCCGTCGCGGCGGGTCTTGTCACTTCCGGGGCAGCCTCCGCGACCGACCCCCTCACGCTCGACTCGGGGTACGTGACCGATGCCGCGGGTGTCCTCAGCACGAGTGAGAAGGACGCCGTCGAAACGCGGCTCCAGGAGCTCACCGAGAACTCGTCCGCCGATCTCTTCGTCGTCTTCGTCGACGAGTTCACCTCGCCGAGCGACCGCGTCGAATGGGCGGACACGACGGCGACGCGCAGCAACCTCGGTCCCGATCAGTATCTGCTCGCGATCGCGACCGATCAGCGCAGCTACTACATCTCCGCGGCCGAGGGCGGGCCGTTGAGCAACTCCCGCCTCGACGACATCGAACAGGAGATCCAGCCCCTGCTCGCACAGGACGACTGGGACGGAGCGATACTCCTCGCCGCCGACGAGATCCAGGGCGATGGCGGCGCGGGCGCCCTGCAGGCGTTCCTCGTCGTGGCCGGGCTCATCGCTCTCGCTCTCGTGGCGTGGCTGGTCATCGCTCTCGTCCGGCGGAGCCGCCGGGCGGCCGCGATCCGCAAGCGCGGGGCGATGCCGGAGCATCCGGATCCCGCCGACCCCTTCTCGACGCTGACCGATGAGCAGGTGCAGACGCAGGCGGGTTCCGCTCTCGTGCAGGCCGACGACGCCATCACCTCGAGCCGCGAGGAGCTGGGGTTCGCGATCGCGCAGTTCGGTGAGAGCGCGACGGCCGAGTTCACGACCGCCGTCGATCAGGCGAAGGCAAAGCTGTCGGAGGCCTTCGACCTCAAGCAGAAGCTCGATGACGAGATCGAGGACACGGTGCACGAGCAGCGCGCCTGGAACATCCGGATCATCCGGATCGCCGACGAGATCGACGACCTCCTCGACGCGAACACCGAAGCCTTCGACTCCCTCCGCAAGCTCGAGCAGAACGCCCCGCAGGAACTCGAACGCGTGCGTCGCGAGCGCGCCGCACTCGCGCCCGTACTCGGCGGAGCGGCGCCGGCCCTGGCGACGCTCTCGGCGACCTACGCGGCCGAAGCGCTGAGCACCGTCGCCGACAACCCCGCCCAGGCTCAGGAGCGTGTGGGCCTCGCCGACCACGCGATCGAGGCGGCGGGCCAGGCGATCGCGGCCGGCCGCACGGGCGAAGCAGCGTTCGCCATCCGCACGGCCGAGCAATCCGTCGCCCAGGCGACACAACTCGTGCAGGCGATCACGGCGCTCGGCTCGGATCTCGCCGCCGTCGAGACACAGGCGCAGGCGCTCGTGGCCGAGCTGCAGGCCGATGTCGCCGCCGCGCAGCAGCTCCCCGACACCGGCGGAGCACTCTCCGCAGCCGCGTCCACGACCCTGCAGTACCTGCAGGCCGCGCAGGCCGATCTCAGCGGCACCGCGCGCAATCCGCAGCGCGCTTTCGATGCCCTGTCTGCCGCGAACGCCCAGATCGATGCCGCGATCGCGCAGGGGCGCGAGGCGCTCGAGCGCACTCGGCGCGCGGAGCAGATGCTCGAGCAGACCCTGACCCAGGCGGGCTCCGAGATCCGCACCGCCCGGGAGTTCATCGAGACCCGACGCGGAACGGTCGGGTCCACCGCCCGCACCCGCCTCTCGCAGGCCGATGCGAGCCTCACGCAGGCGGTCGCCCTCCGCACCACCTCGCCCGACGCCGCGCTCACCGAGGCCACCCGCGCCCTCGATCTCGCACGACAGGCGATCTCCTCCGCGTCCGCCGACGTGTCCGCCTACGACTCCCGTGGATACGACGGCTGGGGCAGCGGACCGTTCGGAAACTCCGGGGGCTCCGGCTCGTCCGGTGGTTCCGGCCTCGGTGGCGACATCCTCGGCGGCATCATCGGCGGCCTCCTCGCGGGCGGAGGTGGTGGCAGTCGATCCTCCTCCCGGAGCAGCGGCTGGCGCTCGAGCGGAGGCGGTGGATTCCGCAGCTCGGGCTTCGGCGGCGGCCGCTCCAGCGGCGGGCGCAGCGGCCGCTCGGGAGGTGGGCGCTTCTGA
- a CDS encoding PspA/IM30 family protein → MTKQSIFGRISTLVRANINSLLDSAEDPQKMIDQLVRDYTNSIADAESAIAETIGNLRLLERDHEEDVQSATEWGNKALAASRKADEMRGSGDTADADKFDNLAKIALQRQISAEREARGAEPQIAAQTEIVDKLKSGLNGMKDKLGELKNKRSELLARAKVAEAQTKVQDAVGSINVLDPTSELGRFEDKVRRQEAIAQGKIELAASSLDAQFESLEDLGELTEVEARLAELKAGGTAPRQALEGN, encoded by the coding sequence ATGACCAAGCAGTCCATCTTCGGACGAATCTCGACCCTCGTCCGCGCGAACATCAACTCGCTCCTCGACTCTGCCGAAGACCCGCAGAAGATGATCGATCAGCTCGTGCGCGACTACACGAACAGCATCGCCGATGCCGAGTCCGCGATCGCCGAGACGATCGGCAACCTGCGCCTGCTCGAGCGCGACCACGAAGAAGACGTGCAGTCGGCCACCGAGTGGGGCAACAAGGCCCTCGCCGCCAGCCGCAAGGCCGATGAGATGCGCGGCTCCGGCGACACCGCCGACGCCGACAAGTTCGACAACCTCGCGAAGATCGCGCTGCAGCGTCAGATCAGCGCCGAGCGCGAGGCCCGCGGTGCAGAGCCGCAGATCGCCGCTCAGACCGAGATCGTCGACAAGCTCAAGAGCGGCCTGAACGGCATGAAGGACAAGCTCGGCGAGCTCAAGAACAAGCGCAGCGAGCTTCTCGCACGCGCCAAGGTCGCCGAGGCGCAGACCAAGGTGCAGGACGCCGTCGGATCGATCAACGTGCTCGATCCCACGAGCGAGCTGGGCCGCTTCGAAGACAAGGTCCGCCGTCAGGAGGCCATCGCGCAGGGCAAGATCGAGCTCGCGGCATCGAGCCTCGACGCCCAGTTCGAGAGCCTCGAGGACCTCGGCGAGCTCACCGAGGTCGAGGCGCGCCTCGCCGAGCTGAAGGCCGGCGGCACCGCTCCCCGTCAGGCCCTCGAAGGCAACTGA
- a CDS encoding arginase family protein, which yields MVRFLVVPQWQGSPAARAMLLVDGASAIAGDLPRARTTTLDVPVEAGESLGTGVRRLSALLRTRELIREHLTDEYSVLIGGDCSITVAALDALPGGTDDLAVVWCDAHADLNTPETSPSGAFSGMALRAILGEGEPQLALTAALPRERIVTVGMRALDDAEVDEISSFAHLQVADLDDTDALLDAVRATGASRVWVHIDVDVLDPAEITGVSDPAPFGTTPAALASAIRRLREDIPLAGATISGFAPRTPADAVDDLGAILRLIGAVA from the coding sequence ATGGTGCGATTCCTCGTCGTCCCGCAATGGCAGGGATCACCGGCCGCACGCGCGATGCTCCTCGTCGACGGCGCATCGGCCATCGCAGGCGACCTGCCGCGCGCCCGCACGACCACCCTCGACGTGCCGGTCGAAGCCGGCGAGTCGCTGGGGACCGGTGTGCGGCGGCTCAGCGCTCTGCTGCGCACCCGCGAACTGATCCGCGAGCACCTCACCGACGAGTACAGCGTGCTGATCGGTGGAGACTGCAGCATCACCGTCGCCGCCCTCGACGCTCTGCCCGGCGGCACCGACGACCTGGCCGTGGTGTGGTGCGACGCTCACGCCGACCTGAATACGCCGGAGACCTCTCCGTCCGGGGCGTTCTCCGGCATGGCGCTCCGCGCGATCCTGGGCGAGGGAGAGCCGCAACTCGCGCTCACCGCTGCCCTCCCCCGTGAGCGCATCGTCACGGTCGGAATGCGTGCCCTCGATGATGCCGAGGTCGACGAGATCTCTTCGTTCGCCCACCTGCAGGTCGCCGACCTCGACGACACGGACGCGCTGCTCGATGCCGTCCGCGCGACCGGCGCCTCACGGGTCTGGGTTCACATCGACGTCGATGTGCTCGATCCCGCCGAGATCACCGGAGTCTCCGATCCCGCGCCGTTCGGCACGACCCCGGCGGCGCTCGCCTCGGCCATCCGCCGACTCCGCGAAGACATCCCGCTCGCGGGTGCCACGATCTCGGGCTTCGCCCCGCGCACGCCCGCCGACGCGGTGGACGACCTCGGTGCGATCCTGCGTCTGATCGGTGCCGTCGCATGA
- a CDS encoding Fe-S oxidoreductase, with protein MTTDWRPAAEEALARGRRFDRRIPSFLLRSPVSRIGYAWGTAVGWLWGSLWSTGPVERRGGLWIFRGMPPWTFNRGGVCVGGCFLTGDVRPTDAVLRHEAVHKAQWLRYGFLMPVLYFVAGRDPLRNRFEIEAGLEDGNYVRRSR; from the coding sequence ATGACGACGGACTGGAGACCCGCGGCCGAGGAGGCACTGGCCCGCGGCCGACGCTTCGACCGTCGCATCCCCTCCTTCCTCCTCCGCTCCCCCGTGAGCCGGATCGGCTACGCCTGGGGTACGGCCGTGGGATGGCTCTGGGGGTCGCTGTGGAGCACCGGTCCCGTCGAACGCCGCGGCGGGCTCTGGATCTTCCGGGGAATGCCCCCGTGGACCTTCAACCGCGGCGGCGTGTGCGTCGGAGGATGCTTCCTCACCGGTGACGTGCGTCCGACCGACGCCGTCCTGCGTCACGAGGCGGTCCACAAGGCTCAGTGGCTGCGGTACGGCTTCCTCATGCCGGTGCTGTACTTCGTCGCCGGGCGCGACCCGCTGCGCAACCGCTTCGAGATCGAAGCCGGGCTGGAGGACGGCAACTACGTGCGCCGCTCCCGCTGA
- a CDS encoding SIP domain-containing protein, with protein sequence MDTSFDIRSTRAARRAARQRSHHLVTADEKSLVDLEMFLSTLPLCASGRIFIEVPTAANIQVIDAPARMTVTWLARADRSGAPGSGRSCAPGQALARATCAWADEMLCDDEVSTQVTLLGGYLGTADIVDHLTTSLAVEATSIHAPESFGLLPIDR encoded by the coding sequence ATGGACACCTCGTTCGACATCCGCAGCACACGCGCAGCGCGCCGTGCCGCTCGTCAGCGCTCGCACCACCTCGTGACGGCCGATGAGAAGTCGCTCGTCGACCTCGAGATGTTCCTCTCCACGCTCCCGCTGTGCGCATCGGGTCGGATCTTCATCGAAGTTCCGACCGCTGCCAATATCCAGGTCATCGACGCGCCGGCACGCATGACCGTGACCTGGCTGGCACGCGCAGACCGCTCGGGTGCTCCGGGTTCCGGTCGTTCCTGCGCCCCGGGTCAGGCACTCGCGCGCGCCACGTGCGCGTGGGCCGACGAGATGCTCTGCGATGACGAGGTCTCCACCCAGGTCACGCTTCTCGGCGGTTACCTCGGCACCGCCGACATCGTCGATCACCTCACGACGAGCCTCGCGGTCGAGGCGACGTCGATCCACGCTCCCGAGAGCTTCGGTCTGCTCCCGATCGATCGCTGA
- a CDS encoding tyrosine-protein phosphatase, which produces MSVLDVGGVNNVRDVGGMPAAGGRIRQGILLRSGQLSGATAKGAEELRGRVAHIVDLRDGEEVAAEPSEIVGPDTTHLPLFLGSVRSFFETDTSLEDLYLHLLEESGGRLVEAIRIIAAGEPTLVHCTVGKDRTGVTVALALSAVGADREAVIEDYALTESQLPPERNRRIAAYLTELHPEAVNAVALATQSPAPVMRRLLEMVDERWGSAADYLRAQGMTDAELAALTAALVEPVG; this is translated from the coding sequence ATGAGCGTGCTCGACGTCGGCGGCGTCAACAACGTCCGCGACGTCGGCGGGATGCCGGCGGCCGGCGGTCGCATCCGTCAGGGCATCCTGTTGCGCTCCGGTCAGCTCTCCGGAGCGACGGCGAAGGGGGCCGAGGAGCTCCGCGGCCGTGTCGCGCACATCGTCGATCTGCGCGACGGCGAGGAGGTGGCGGCGGAGCCCAGCGAGATCGTCGGTCCGGATACCACCCACCTCCCGCTGTTCCTGGGGTCCGTGCGCTCGTTCTTCGAGACCGACACGAGTCTCGAAGACCTCTACCTGCATCTCCTCGAGGAGAGCGGTGGGAGGCTCGTCGAGGCCATCCGCATCATCGCGGCGGGGGAGCCGACGCTCGTCCACTGCACGGTCGGCAAGGACCGCACAGGGGTGACGGTCGCACTGGCACTGTCGGCCGTGGGTGCCGATCGCGAGGCGGTGATCGAGGACTATGCGCTGACCGAGTCGCAACTCCCACCCGAGCGGAACCGTCGGATCGCCGCATACCTGACCGAGCTCCACCCTGAAGCCGTCAACGCCGTCGCTCTCGCGACGCAGTCCCCGGCTCCGGTGATGCGCCGTCTTCTCGAGATGGTCGACGAGCGCTGGGGGTCGGCGGCCGACTATCTGCGGGCGCAGGGGATGACGGATGCCGAGCTCGCGGCGCTGACCGCGGCACTCGTCGAGCCCGTCGGGTGA
- a CDS encoding carboxymuconolactone decarboxylase family protein yields MSETRVHLSKTEPTAYQALDAFSRTVGEICAANGIDDRLKELVMIHCSQLNGCAYCTRIHVDRAEAAGIDADTMMQIATWRESGVFSERERAALELAEAFTFISEEGVSDEVYNRVGSVFTEKEYAALSWACVSINAFNRVVVAGRYPVPARSPQARP; encoded by the coding sequence ATGAGCGAGACGCGAGTGCACCTCTCCAAGACCGAGCCGACCGCCTACCAGGCCCTCGATGCGTTCTCCCGCACCGTCGGAGAGATCTGCGCCGCCAATGGCATCGACGATCGTCTCAAGGAGCTCGTCATGATCCACTGCTCGCAGCTGAACGGCTGCGCCTACTGCACACGCATCCACGTCGACCGTGCCGAGGCTGCCGGTATCGACGCCGACACCATGATGCAGATCGCGACCTGGCGCGAGAGCGGCGTGTTCAGCGAGCGCGAACGCGCGGCGCTCGAACTCGCCGAGGCGTTCACGTTCATCTCGGAGGAGGGCGTGTCCGACGAGGTGTACAACCGCGTCGGCAGCGTGTTCACCGAGAAGGAGTACGCAGCCCTGAGCTGGGCGTGCGTGTCGATCAACGCTTTCAACCGCGTCGTGGTCGCCGGGCGATACCCCGTACCGGCCCGTTCGCCGCAGGCCCGACCATGA